Proteins encoded together in one Impatiens glandulifera chromosome 1, dImpGla2.1, whole genome shotgun sequence window:
- the LOC124934655 gene encoding uncharacterized protein LOC124934655: protein MTNKKTNLSDCVRNNIVQFILSHYKEGSLKLGTLTKAATQFGVHRRTITTIWTQAKEQMEMGLPVYLTNQKQGLVRQKHKLFDPELFKTIMLKRRSTIRRAAQALGVGKSTFWRWKQAKQIRTHSNAIKISLTSAQKLLRLQFCLQSIAVDTTINKFRFKSMAHIVHIDEKWFYLTKTAQNFYLSPDEPDPYMSCQNKNYIIKVMFLCAVCRTIYDSQGLCIFYGKIGMYPFIEQVPAQRSSVNRAAGTLETKAITSITREVMKDYMIC from the coding sequence AtgacaaacaaaaaaacaaatttaagtgATTGTGTAAGGAACAATATTGTTCAGTTTATTTTAAGCCACTACAAGGAAGGCTCTTTGAAGTTGGGTACACTTACAAAGGCAGCAACACAATTTGGAGTTCACAGAAGAACCATCACCACAATTTGGACTCAAGCTAAAGAACAAATGGAGATGGGGTTGCCAGTTTACCTCACTAATCAAAAGCAAGGTTTAGTAAGGCAAAAACACAAACTGTTTGACCCTGAGTTGTTCAAAACAATCATGTTGAAAAGAAGATCAACCATTAGAAGGGCTGCACAAGCCCTAGGTGTTGGGAAATCAACATTTTGGAGGTGGAAACAGGCAAAACAGATCAGAACACACAGTAATGCAATTAAAATCTCACTTACCAGTGCACAGAAGTTATTGAGACTACAATTCTGCCTGCAGTCTATAGCAGTTGACACAACAATCAATAAGTTCAGATTTAAATCCATGGCACACATTGTCCACATAGATGAGAAGTGGTTTTATCTTACAAAGACTGCCCAGAATTTCTACTTATCACCTGATGAACCAGACCCTTACATGTCATGTCAAAACAAGAATTATATCATAAAGGTGATGTTTTTATGTGCTGTGTGTAGGACAATCTATGATTCACAaggtttatgtattttttatggAAAAATAGGGATGTATCCCTTCATTGAACAAGTTCCAGCCCAGAGGTCAAGTGTTAATAGGGCAGCAGGGACATTGGAGACTAAAGCAATTACCTCTATTACAAGAGAAGTTATGAAGGACTATATgatctgttag